The window GTCTTTACCAAGACCTTGCCCGTAAAAGAGCCTGAGGCCGGCGGACGATAGCACGAAAGCCGCCAGGAAAGCAGGCGAGTACTTACCGGTTGTGCAGAGAAGCACTCAATATCTCAGGTATGGATATCTCTCTTCGCAGCTCAGGGTCGAGACTTCGGGAAATCGATCAGCGCAGGAGTTTCTTTTTGGCGGCGGCAAACTCGGAGTCGGTGAGAGCGCCGCGTTTATGAAGGTCGGCGAGCCGGGCCAGCTCGTCGGACAAGCGTTCGTGAGGCAAATGTTCGTGGGACAAATGTTCGTCGGAAAAGCGTGAGTCGCCGGAATCGGATGCTGCGGAGGCGGCTTGGGCCATTTCGGTGGATGCTTTGTCGTAGTCGAAGTGCTGTGGGTTGGCGGGATCAACGCGCAGAGTGAGGCGGTCACCAACGGAAGGGATTTCTCCGAGCATGAAGAGGCCCTTGAAAATAGCTTCGTAGGCTGCGGTGCCATCTTCGGGCTGGATGCGCAGGCGCAGGCGACGCCGAATATAAACGTTGTTGACGACCACGTTCATCCACGGCTTGAACACTTCAAGCACCGTGCCGGTAGCGCGGATGCCCCGCTGCTGGAGCGCCTGAGCACGGCTGGTAACGCGGCCGATCCAGGTGGCGACGGCAATAGTGATGGCTGTCCAAGGCAGAAGGAGCCAGCGCGAGGACGGAACTGTCCAGTCGACGAACCAGGGAAGCATCGAGGCGGCAAACCACCAGAGGACCTTCTGCTCGGGAACCAGATTCATGATCCACATGAAGATGCTGAACTGCGCTAGATAGCCGACGACCCAAACAGCGGCCAGGGTGCCGTTGAGGGTAGAGTTCCCGCAAGCTTCAAACACGCCCGGCGCCAGCAAAAGCACGCACCAGAGAGTCAGCACTGAGTAGAGTTTGCGCATATCGGTCAGGGATACTTTAGGGGATAAAGCCCGCAAGTGCCAGAGGATACATGTGTTGGGCAAAGTCCGTAATCCCAACGTTCTAGGCGAAAATTTGTTGCATCCAGCCCGGGAAAGAGTGCGAAACCTTAGAGGCCGCCGGGCATCTAATCTTCAAGGGCAATTCACAGGGCAGCGGCGGCGGTATCTTCTTTGTTTTAGCGCGGGTGGCAGGGAAAGACTCTTTTCTTATTGACCGAGTTTATGCTAACCTTAGTACTCTCGGGACGTGCGCGCATTCCAAACCAAAATACCTGCCGATATGCTTTAGTGGACACAAGCGTACAGCCCCGTATTGCCATAAAAATGAGGTCATGGTTTGGCTCTAGAAGATAAATTTGACGATATAAAAAAGCTGATTGATGCCGGCAAGGAAAAAGGCTACCTGACTTACGACCAGGTAAATGACCTCATTCCTGGGGACGTTCATTCGCCCGATGACCTCGATGATTTGCTGACCACAATTGGCACCCAGGGCATTGATGTTCTGGAAAGCGGCAAGGGCCTGCCTTCTGAGCAGAAGTTTGAAGATATTGAAGAAGGCGAAGACGTCGAGCTTGACCTGACGCCCGGCGCGCTGGAGAAAACCAACGATCCGGTGCGTATGTACCTGCGCGAGATGGGCACGGTCCCGCTGCTCACGCGTGAAGGTGAAGTTGAAATCGCAAAGCGCATTGAGCGGGGGCAGCTGCGCGTGCTGAAAGCGCTCTCTCGCTCTCCGATCGTGATCAAGGAAATTCTTGCGCTGGGTGAAGACCTGAAGCGCGGCGTGCGCTCGATCAAAGAACTCGTCGCGTTCGACGAAGAAGAGATCACCGACGAAATCGTCCAGGCGCGA is drawn from Terriglobia bacterium and contains these coding sequences:
- a CDS encoding SHOCT domain-containing protein, encoding MNVVVNNVYIRRRLRLRIQPEDGTAAYEAIFKGLFMLGEIPSVGDRLTLRVDPANPQHFDYDKASTEMAQAASAASDSGDSRFSDEHLSHEHLPHERLSDELARLADLHKRGALTDSEFAAAKKKLLR